In Gemmatimonadota bacterium, the DNA window GCAGGTCGCGGAGCAGGAGGGCGTGGCTGCGCGGGTCGTCTTCCTGGGCAAGCAGGAATCGGTAGCCGAGCTGCTGGCCTGCGCCGACCTGCTCCTCTTGCCCAGCGCCTCGGAGGCCTTTGGCCTGGTCGCGCTCGAAGCCATGGCATGCGGCGTCCCTGTGGTCGCGAGCCGGGTCGGCGGTCTGCCCGAAGTGGTGCCCGAGGGCGAGGCGGGCATCCTCGCGCCGGTTGGCGCCGTGGACGAGATGGCGCAGGGCGGCATCGCTCTGCTGTCCGACCCGGAGCGCTGGACAGCGGTGAGCAAGGCGGCGCGGGCCGCGGCCCAGAGCTTCGGCGCGGAGCAGATCGTGCCGCGCTACGAGCACTTCTACCAGGGGGTGCTCGGCGCATGAGTCTCCCGGACGCGATCGTCCTGGGTATTGTCCAGGGCCTCACGGAATTCCTCCCCGTCTCCAGCTCCGGGCACCTGGTGATGGCCGAGTTCGTGTTGAACGCGCCAACGCCGGGCGTACTGGTCGCCGTCGTGCTGCACGCGGCTACTCTGCTGTCCGTGCTCATTGTCTATCGCCACCAGCTCGCGCGACTCGTGTGGGGCGCGATCCGGCGGCAGCCCGAGGCCTGGGCCTACGTCGGCCTGCTCGCGCTGGCGACACTCCCGGCCGTGGTCGTCGCCCTGCTTTTCGAGAAGTCCATCGAGCGCGCCTTCGATACGCCTGCCGTCACCGGTGCCATGCTGCTGGTCACCGGTGTCATCCTCTGGTCCACCCGCTTCACACCCCGGGACAGGCTGCGCCACTGGCCTACCTGGCGGCTCGCTTTCCTGATCGGTGTGGCCCAGGCGGCTGCGATCCTGCCCGGAATCTCGCGTGCCGGGGCCACCATCAGCGCAGGCTTGTGGGGGCGGCTCTCGGGAGAGCGCGCTGCCGAATTCTCCTTCCTCAT includes these proteins:
- a CDS encoding undecaprenyl-diphosphate phosphatase → MSLPDAIVLGIVQGLTEFLPVSSSGHLVMAEFVLNAPTPGVLVAVVLHAATLLSVLIVYRHQLARLVWGAIRRQPEAWAYVGLLALATLPAVVVALLFEKSIERAFDTPAVTGAMLLVTGVILWSTRFTPRDRLRHWPTWRLAFLIGVAQAAAILPGISRAGATISAGLWGRLSGERAAEFSFLMAIPAIAGAVVFELPDLRGSIAGSGGAALLAGFTAACAFGIIAIRGLVWLIRRQDLRAFAYYVWAVGALFLTYLASRG